From the genome of Gammaproteobacteria bacterium CG11_big_fil_rev_8_21_14_0_20_46_22:
TATGCTTTTGATTATTGCGATTGCGGCTTTCAACCTTGTGTCGAGTCTGGTGATGTTGGTCAATGAAAAACGTGCCGAAATTGCGATTTTACGCACCATGGGCATGACACCGTGGGCTATCATGCAAGTGTTTTTGTGCCAGGGTGCGTTGATCACATTAGTGGGTATTTTAATCGGTACGGCGGCGGGTATTGTTTTATCACTGAATATCACCAGTGTGGTCAACGGTATCGAAGCCTTGTTTCATGTGCAATTGATATCAGCCAGTGTGAATTTTGTGAATTACTTGCCGTCTAAGCTATCGTTTTCCGATATTTGGCATGTGGGTTTGATTGCTTTCTTAATGGGTTTATTGGCAACCTGGTACCCGGCCTGGCGTGCCTCAAAAACTCTGGTCGCGGAGGCTTTGCGTTATGAATAAGCCGATTATTCAGTGTGAAGCTTTAAGCAAAATCTACCAGGAAGGTGCTCGCCAGGTTGAGGTGATCAAGCATGTCGATTTTAGTTTGTCAGCGGGTGAGCGTGTGGCGATTATCGGCCGCTCGGGCTCAGGCAAAAGTACACTGTTGCAATGTTTGGCAGGCTTGGACAAACCGACGTCCGGGCGGGTGTTGTGGCATGGTCAGTCGGTCGAAGGCTTAAGTGAGGCGCGCCGCTGTGCGTTGAGAAACTCAACCTTGGGCTTTGTGTTTCAGTTTCATCACTTGTTGCCCGAGTTCAGCGCGTTGGAAAATGTGATGATGCCTTTATTGATTCGTGGTGTCGATCAATCACAGGCCTTGGCCACGGCTGAGCAGATGCTTGAAGCTGTGGGTCTTTCCCATCGTTTGTCGCACAGGCCGCAGGCCTTATCGGGCGGTGAGCGACAACGTGTGGCCATTGCTCGTGCCTTAGCCGCTAAGCCGAAATGCTTATTGGCAGACGAACCCACGGGAAACTTAGATGAGCAGGCTGCAAAGGCTGTGTTTGAATTGTTGATGAGCTTGTCGCAGGCTCAGGGTTTGGCATTGGTGCTTGTCACGCACGATCTCTCGCTAGCCAGTCGAATGCAAACTT
Proteins encoded in this window:
- the lolD gene encoding lipoprotein-releasing system ATP-binding protein LolD — protein: MNKPIIQCEALSKIYQEGARQVEVIKHVDFSLSAGERVAIIGRSGSGKSTLLQCLAGLDKPTSGRVLWHGQSVEGLSEARRCALRNSTLGFVFQFHHLLPEFSALENVMMPLLIRGVDQSQALATAEQMLEAVGLSHRLSHRPQALSGGERQRVAIARALAAKPKCLLADEPTGNLDEQAAKAVFELLMSLSQAQGLALVLVTHDLSLASRMQTCYALVDGGLSLES